One Formosa agariphila KMM 3901 genomic window, TCGAGAAGTTCCATATAACGAAATATTTACCATTTTAATAATGGTTGGACTCATTTGTATTACAATGGCAAAAGTTTCATTTACCAATAGGTTTAATGATTTTGCAGCCATACTTGCAAACTCAAAATATTTAAACATCTATTCTCGAGATCAGAAGATTATCGACAAGTTTGATACTTTACTTTTTGTAAATTTTGTGATTTCGATTTCCATTTTTGCTTACATTTTCTACAAAGGCTTGGGCATAAACGATACATTAGAGCCTAATACCATAATTAAAATTGTAATAGGACTCTGTATATTTTTGGTAACAAAAATCCATTTTGAACGCCTATTAGGTAGTCTTTTTAATATTGATAAACTTATAGACTATTACCTATTTCAGAAAACGAGCTATAAAAACTTCTTCGGAATCTTACTCGTTCCTGTAAACGCTTTTTTAATCTATAGCATAACACCTTCTAAAACAATTTTATATATCATTTTATCGATATTATTGGTCCTTTTCATTATTAGTTTAGGAACATCACTAAAACGCTATCAAAGTTTAATAAAACCGAACCTTTTTTATTTTATTTTGTATCTTTGCACTCTCGAAATCGCACCCTATGTAATTTTGTACAAATTTGTTACACTTTACTAGCGGTCACCTTAATAAAAAGTGCTTATGAAAGTGAAAACAATTTTAGTCTCTCAACCAGAACCTAAAATAGAAAATTCCCCATATTTTGATCTTCAAGAAAAGCAAAAAGTAAAAATTGATTTCCGTCCTTTTATTCATGTAGAGGGCGTTCCTGCTAAAGAAATTAGACAGCAAAAAGTAGATCTTAACAACTACACTGCTATTATTTTAACAAGCCGTAATGCGGTAGATCACTTTTTTAGAGTTGCTGAAGAAATGCGCTTTAAAGTCCCAGATTCATTGAAATATTTCTGTCAGTCTGAAGCTGTAGCGTATTATCTTCAAAAGTATGTGGTTTACAGAAAACGAAAAATTTATGTTGGTAAACGTACATTTTCTGAATTAACGCCTTTAATAAAAAAATATAAAGACGAGAAGTTTTTACTTCCAACTACAGACAAATTAAAACCTGAAGTTCCAGAAATTTTAGATGGTTTAAAAATCGATTGGAAAGAAGCTGTATTTTACAAAACTGTAATTAGCGACTTATCTGATTTGGCTGATGTCTCTTACGACATTTTAGTGTTTTTTAGCCCATCGGGAATTGAATCGTTATTCCATAATTTCCCAGATTTTAAGCAAAACGACACAAGAATAGCCGTTTTTGGTAACACAACAGTTAAAGCTGTTGAAGAAAAAGGGTTAAGGGTAGATATATCTGCTCCAACTCCAGAAACGCCATCTATGACCATGGCTTTAGACAAGTATATAGATAAAGCTAATAAAGGAAAATAGATTGATTTAACACTACATTTAAAAAGGCGATTCTTTAAAAGAATCGCCTTTTTTTTGGTTTAATTTGATTTGGTAACTTAGATCATTAAGGATTATAACGTTGTGGTCCGCCACGTCTTATTTCTTCGCTTGCTATACTTTCAAACTGCTCGAAGTTTTTTCTAAATGCATTGGTCAGTTTAAATGCCGTTGCATAATAGGCTTCATCATCATTCCAAGTTGCTCTTGGACTTAAAACAGATGTTGGCACTCCTGGACAAGTTCGTGGTTGTGCGACTCCAAATACAGAGTGAATATGGTAATCGTGGTAATTATATAATCCTAAATCACCATTTAGAACGGCATTAATCATAGCACGTGTATATTTTAACTTCATACGGGTTCCAACGCCATAAGGGCCTCCGGTCCAACCTGTATTAATTAACCATACATTTACCCCTGATTCCTTCATTTTCAAACTCAACATTTCTGCATATTTAGCAGGGTGTAACGGCATAAAAGGCGCTCCAAAACAAGCTGAGAATGATGGTACAGGTTCTTTTACTCCCGCTTCTGTTCCTGCTACTTTTGCTGTATATCCCGATATAAAATGATAAGCTGCTTGTGCTGGCGTTAATTTAGAAATCGGCGGAATCACTCCAAAGGCATCTGCCGTCAAAAAAAATATATTCTTAGTGTTCTTTCCTATAGATGGGACTTGAATGTTTTCAATATGATTTATAGGATAACTTACACGTGTATTTTGAGTGATGGATGTATCTGCAAAATCGACTTGACCGTCTTTGTCTAAAATCACATTTTCAAGAATGGCACCGCGTTTAATGGCGTTAAAAATATCAGGTTCGTTTTCTTCACATAAATTAATCACTTTTGCATAACAACCACCTTCAAAATTAAAGACTGTATTCTCGTTTGTCCAACCGTGTTCGTCATCTCCTATTAACTTACGATTTGGATCTGCAGAAAGTGTTGTTTTCCCTGTTCCTGAAAGTCCGAAGAAAATAGCAGTATCGCCATCTTTCCCCACATTAGCACTACAGTGCATTGGCAACGTATTCTTATATACCGGAAGAATAAAGTTTAAAGCAGAGAATATCCCTTTTTTAATCTCTCCTGTATATCCAGTACCCCCAATTAAGGCAATTTTTCTAGTAAAATCTAATATCGCGAAGTTATGTTGTCGTGTTCCATCTTCTTCAGGAACAGCCATAAATTTAGGCGCACAAACTATAGACCATTCGGGTTCAAAATTTTCCAATTCAAGCTCCGTAGGTCTTAAAAACATATTATGCGCAAACATATTACTCCAAGGCAATTCTGTAATAACACGAATATTTAATTTATAATTCGGATCAGCACAAGCATAGCTATCTCTAACAAACACTTCTTTACCCGATAAATAGTTTACAACCTTATCGTATAAGGCATTAAAGTCTTCAGATTTAAAAGGGATATTTACATCACCCCACCACACTAAATCTTTAGTCACATCGTCCTTTACTATAAAACGATCTTTAGGCGACCGTCCAGTAAATTCGCCTGTATTAACAGCTAGGGCTCCAGAGGAAGATTCTACACCTAAACCTCTGTCAATAGTTAAATCATGTAATTCGTCTGAGGATAATTGATACTGTACTTCTGCATTTTTGATTCCGTAAGATTCTAACGAAATCGATTTCGTAGTTTGAATGTTATTTGCCATAATAATACTTATTTACTGTACAAATATGTAAAATTTATTTTAGAACGCTATTACAAATTTTACATATTTACACAAATTAACTTGAGTTACATATTATATTCTTAATTATTATCGTTTTTTAATTTAAAAAATGATAATATCATAATTACCCAACCTATAATCATTAACAGTCCTCCTATAGGAGTTACAAACCCAATGGTTTTAAAATCGAAGTCTGTAAGCACGTTGGTTGCTAAACCATAAATCGACCCAGAAAACAAGATAACGCCCGCTAAAACAAAATAATAAATAATCGATTTTTTATTACTCGCAATTAGATTTGTACTTCCAACAAATAACAATACTAATGCGTGGTACATTTGGTATCTCACGCCTGTTTCGAAAGTAGTAATCGATTCTGCAGAAATTAAAGGTTTTAATCCATGGGCTGCAAAAGCTCCAATAACAACACTTAAAAGCCCTAATATTCCAGCAGTTATCACAATTTTTTTATCCATATAAATCTTGTATTCGAAGATTTCAAACTTACTATTTAGTATATTTATAAATCTTATCTCTTTTAGCGTATTTTTTAAACTAGTTAAATTTTACTACCATGCGACACATTCTAGTTATTGGCTCAGGAAAATCGACATCGTATCTTATTTGGTATTTATTAGACCAATCTGAAACCGAAAACATACACCTAACCATTGCAGATATCAATCTAGAACACGCTAAAAAACTGACTAAAAACCATGCTAATGTATCTACTATAAAGTTCGACATTTTTGACGACATTTCCCGCAGAAAACGCATTAAAAATGCAGATATTATTATATCTATGCTCCCCGCCAGATTTCATATTGAAGTCGCCAAAGACTGCCTAGAATTTGGTAAAAATCTAGTAACCGCATCTTACATTAGCGACGAGCTACAAGCCTTACATTCATCTGTAATAAAAAAAGGATTGGTATTTATGAATGAGATTGGTGTAGACCCTGGAATAGACCATATGAGTGCCATGCAGGTTATAGACCGCATTAAAGCGAAAGGCGGAAACATGATACTTTTTGAATCGTTTACAGGCGGTTTAGTAGCTCCGGAAAACGACACAAACCTATGGAACTACAAATTTACTTGGAACCCTAGAAATGTTGTTATTTCGGGTCAAGGTGGTGTTGCTAAATTTCTTCAAGAAAGCACGTTTAAATACATCCCTTACAACCGTCTATTTAGACGTACTGAATTTCTAGAAATTGAAGGTTACGGCCGATTTGAAGCTTATGCAAATCGAGATTCTTTAAAATACCAAAGTGTCTACGGGTTAGATAATATTAAAACACTATATCGCGGCACAATGCGACGAGTTGGCTTTAGCAGAGCTTGGAATATGTTTGTACAGCTTGGTATGACAGACGATAGCTACATCATGGAAGACAGCGAACATTTAAGTTATCGCGACTTTGTAAATGCATTTTTACCTTACAGCCCTTCAGATTCGGTTGAAATTAAATTTCGTCATCAGTTAAAAATTGATCAAGACGATGTGGTATGGAACAAATTTTTAGAATTAGACATTTTTAATCCGAATAAAAAAACAGGAATTAAAGACGGCACTCCAGCACAACTACTGCAACACATTTTAATGGAGTCTTGGACCTTAGCTCAAGACGATAAAGACATGATAGTAATGTATCATAAGTTCGGATACGAATTAGATGGTAAAAATTACCAAATAGACGCTACAATGGTTACCAAAGGCGAAGACCAAACCTATACCGCAATGGCAAAAACAGTAGGTTTACCTGTCGCTATTGCCGCCTTAGCCATATTGAACAAAAAAATAACAACACCTGGAGTTCAACGACCAATTACTAAAGAAGTCTACACCCCTATTTTAGAAGAACTCAAGCACTTCGATATAAAATTCACAGAAAAAGAAGTGCCTTACCTAGGTTACAATCCTTTAATTCTGTAACATTAATAGTTTCAATTTAAAACCCTTTCAGTACTTTTATATTCAATTTTAGAATCATTAATTTATGAAAGTTACAAATCAGAACATTGAAATAGACGGTATCGATAAAGAAATTCTTCGCGCCCTTATGGGAGATGCAAGAACACCTATTTTAGAAATTGCAAGAGGTGTAGGCATTTCTGGTGCTGCAATCCATCAGCGACTACGCAAATTAGAGAAATCTGGATTAATATCGGGTTCTAAATTCACCATAAACCCTAAGATTTTAGGCTACACTACCATGGCATTTATCGGTATTTATCTAGACAAAGCCATGAGTAATCCTGAAGCCGTAAAACACTTAAGAAAAATACCAGAAGTCATAGAGTGTCATTACACAACTGGAAACTGGAGTATTTTTATAAAAATATTATGTCGAGATAACGAGCATTTAATGCAATTGCTTAATAAAGACATTCAATCTATTGAAGGTGTTTCAAGAACTGAAACCTTCATTTCACTACAACAACAAATTGACAGACAAATTCCAATATAACGAAACTGCTTATGATTTGAGTTAATTATATATGTAATGCAATCAATCTAGATGCTTATGATTTTTTAATTTCACCGTAAACAATTAAAAATCAACATTATGAACATTTACAAAATAGCATTGATTGCCATATGCACTGTAGGACTAACATCTTGCGATGATAAAAAAAAGCAGAACACTCCAATGTCCGACCCTACACACACGCCTAACATAGAAAGTGTCATAGAAAACAACACAGACAGTACAGATATGGCAAACACATCACAAATTAAAGTGGTTTTAGAAGCCAAAAGCGACAGCAAAGTCTCTGGAACAATTATTTTTACCGAGGTCGATGACACTGTAAATATGCTTGGAGAACTTGAAGGATTAAAACCAAATACCGAACACGCGATTCATTTGCACGAAACAGCCGATTGTTCTTCGCATGATGCAAAATCTACTGGAGGACACTGGAATCCTACCGATTCTAAACATGGAAAATGGGGAGACTCTGAAGGGTATCACCGTGGAGATATAGGAAATTTCACTAGTGATGAAAACGGTAACGCCACCGTAACTTTTAAAACAGACGAATGGTGTTTAGATTGCGAAGACAGCACTAGAACTATTTCTGGTAGAGGACTTATAATACACCAAGGTAAAGACGATTTTAAGACACAACCAACTGGTAACGCTGGAAAACGTATTGCTTGTGGTGGTTTAGAAATTGAAAAATAACAAACTAAAATTACACAAAAAAAAGGTCGAATTTTAAAAATTCGACCTTTTTTATATGGTATATATTCTATTTAATCGCGACCGCCTAGAATTTGCATAGCCCAATATAATAACGAAGCTAAAGCTCCAATTGCCGCTACCAAATACGTTCTTGCTGCCCAGTTTAAAGCATCTTCTGCACCAGCATATTCGTTAGGTGCTAACATGTTTTTATTTTTCAACCAAGCCAAAGCACGATTACTAGCATCGTATTCTACAGGTAAAGTAACAAAACTAAAAATTGTAGCCATACCCATCATAAGCAAACCTACAACAGACACCCAAAATCCTAAACCTGCTCCAGCAGCTGCACCAAGCATTAAACCACCAATAACTAACCATTGCGACATCTTAGACGACACGTTAACAGCAGGAACTAACTGAGAACGCAACGTTAACCAACTATAGGCTTGAGCATGCTGAACCGCATGACCACATTCGTGTGCTGCAACTGCCGCAGCCGCTGCATTAGCATGTGAATACACAGACTCACTTAAATTGACTGTTTTGTTTCTCGGATCGTAATGATCTGTTAATTGTCCTGGAGTTGATATCACCTTTACATCGCGAATACCATTATCGGCTAACATTTTTTCTGCAATTTCTTTCCCCGTCATGCCATTACGCAAATGTACTTTAGAATAGGTCTTAAATTTAGACTTAAGCTTGTTACTAACCAACCAGCTCACTAAGGCAATGGCACCAATAAGTATATAATAATTGAACATCTTCTTAATTTTTAAAAAGTTAAATTTAATATATTATATCAAATAATGCGCCAAATACATATTAAGAAATTTTGTCAGCTATTAAACCTGTTTCACTCCCCAGTCAAAAGCATCGTTTATTTCGTTATAAACAATCTCTCCACCAACAATGTTTAATCCTTTTTGAAGCGCTGTATCCTCAGCACAAGCCTCGGCCCAACCTTTGTTTGCTAGTTTTAAAACATATGGCAAAGTAACATTTGTTAACGCTAAAGTAGATGTATAAGGTACTGCACCTGGCATATTAGCAACACAATAGTGTACAATATCATCAATAATAAACGTAGGGTCTTCATGCGTAGTGGCTTTAGTAGTCTCTATACAGCCACCTTGATCTACGGCTACATCTACCAATACCGTTCCCGGACGCATTAATTTTAGCATATCTCGGGTGATTAATTTTGGAGCTTTCCCTCCTTTTAATAAGACACCTCCAATAATTAAATCGTGTGTTTGAATGTGTTTTCTAATATTATAAACACTAGAATATTCTGTAACAACGTGGCTAGGCATAATATCATTCACATAGCGTAAGCGTTTCATATTCACATCCATAATGGTAACATGCGCCCCTAAACCTGCAGCCATTTTTGCTGCCTGTACTCCAACAACACCTGCCCCTAAAATCAATACTTTTCCTGGCGATACTCCCGGAACTCCACCTAAAAGAATCCCTCTACCTTTAATAGGTTTTTCTAAATATTTTGCACCTTGCTGTATGGCCATTCTACCAGCAACCTCAGACATTGGTGTTAATAAAGGTAAGGTTCCATCTGCATCCTCTACGGTTTCGTAGGCAATACAAACCGCATTACTTTTTAACATCGCCAAGGTTAATGCTTCGCTAGATGCAAAATGAAAATAAGTAAACACAATCTGTTGCGGCTGAATTAAAGCATATTCTTCCTCTATGGGTTCCTTTACTTTTACAATCATATCGCTGGATTTGTAAACCTCTTGAATGGTCTCCAAAATAACAGCACCAACCTCTTGATAGATGTCATCAAAAAACCCACTGCCTTCCCCTGCTGTAGATTGCACATAAACCGTGTGCCCTAGATTAACCAATTCGTAAACTCCGGCTGGCGTCATACCAACACGATTTTCATTATTCTTAATTTCTTTTGGAATACCTATTTTCATGATAATATATTTTATCAGTCAAATTTCGTATTTTTTAACTACACCCCGTAAAAAAATAGGGGTCAGATAGCAAAAATTACACTTTTACCACGCTAACCCCTTAAAAAATATAGGCTATAAGAATTTAATTCGATTTCTATAGCACTTTCACAATTTTACAACTGTTTTTATCCTACAATGTTAATAATCTTTCCTGGCACAACAATTACCTTTTTAGGTGTGCGTCCTTGTAATTGCTCTTGCGTTTTTTCGTGAGCCATAACTATCTCCTCGATTTCATCCTTTTTTAAGTCTAGAGATAACTCTAAAGTAAAACGTGTTTTTCCGTTGAAAGAAATTGGATACACTTTACTGCTTTCTACTAAATGACTCCCGTCAAATTCTGGGAACGGTGCTTCAGAAATAGATTCTGAATTCCCTAACTTGCTCCATAATTCTTCTGCAATATGCGGTGCATAAGGCGATAACAAAACTAAGAACGGTTCTAACACCGCTTTACTCACACATTTTTGTGCGTTGAATTCGTTTACAGCAATCATAAAGGTAGATACCGAAGTATTGAAAGAGAAATTCTCAATATCTTCTTGGACCTTTTTAATGGTTTTATGAAGCGTTTTTAAATTGTCTTTCGTTGGTTCTGCATCTGTAACATTTACAGCGTCTTCACCAACATATAATTTCCACAACTTTTTAAGGAAACCATGTACTCCTGTAATTCCTGCAGTATTCCACGGTTTTGCCTGCTCTAATGGTCCTAAGAACATTTCGTATAAACGCAAACTGTCTGCACCATATTCTGCACAAATCTGGTCTGGATTAACGACGTTGTACTTCGATTTTGACATTTTTTCGACCTCACGACCTACTTTAAATATACCATCCTCTAATACAAATTCTGCATCTTTAAAATCTTCTCCAAACTCACCATCAGTTTTTAATCCTTCAATATCTAATTCATCTGAAGCGTTTACATACTGAACTTTTACGTGAATAGGCGTCACCTTTTTACCTTCAATCAAACCATGAGAAAGATAAGTATTTGTTCCTTCTTCACGATACACAAAAGCACTAGTTCCCAAAATCATCCCTTGGTTAATCAGCTTTTTAAAAGGTTCTTCAATGTTTACAAATCCGCGGTCTTTTAAGAATTTCACCCAAAAACGAGAGTATAATAAATGACCTGTTGCATGTTCACTACCACCAATATATAAATCGACACTTTCCCAATAGTTTAGCGCATCTTCGCTAGCAAAGACATCGCCTCGTTTTGAAGCCTCTTCCATATAACGGAAGAAATACCAAGAGCTTCCCGCCCAACCTGGCATGGTATTTAATTCTAATGGAAATACAGTGGTATGGTTTATCTTTTCGTTGCTAACAACGGTATGTGTTTCTGTACACCAAGCCCAAACATCGGCACGACCTAAAGGTGGCTCTCCGGTTTCGGTTGGTAAATATTTTTCTACTTCTGGCAAACGAATTGGTAAATGTTCGGTTGCAATCATTTGTGGTTTTCCATTTACGTAATACACCGGAAATGGTTCTCCCCAATACCGCTGACGACTAAATACGGCATCGCGTAAACGGTAATTTGTTTTTCCTTCACCTTGTCCGATTGCTTCCAAGGCTTCAATGGCTTTTGAAGTCGCTTCTTTATAAGACAAACCGTTTAAGAAATCGCTATTTGTAAGTTTAGTATTTCCTTTTTCAGCGAACGCTTCTTCAGAAACATCTACACCTTCAAAAATATTTGGAATAGCAATATCAAAATGTTTTGCAAAATCGTAATCACGTTGGTCACCACAAGGCACCGCCATAACAGCTCCTGTTCCGTAGCTTGCCAATACGTAATCTCCAATCCAAATTGCAATAGGTTCTTTGGTAAACGGATGCTCGGCATAGGCTCCTGTAAACACACCAGAAATGGTTTTTACATCGGCCATACGCTCACGTTCACTACGTTTTGCCGTTTTTTCTATATATGCCTCAACGTCTGCTTTTTGAGCATCAGTAGTAATTTTCGATACTAATTCGTGTTCCGGAGCCAATGTCATGAAACTTACTCCGAAAATCGTATCAGGACGAGTAGTAAATACTTCAATCCCCCCAGCCCCCGAAGGGGTAGCTTGCTCACTCTTAACGGATGCTCTTTGTGCTAATTCTTTACTAACAACCTCTAAAACACTCTCAATATTACCTAAAACTTCTTCGTTTTTAAATCGCAACACCTTAAATCCTTTAGATTCTAAAACCAAAGTTCTTTCGGTATCAGCTTCTAATTGAGAATTATGAATTTCTCCATCAACTTCAATAATTAATCTTTTATCAAGACAAACAAAATCAACAATAAAATCTTCTATTAAATGTTGTTGTCTGAATTTATGTTCTATTTTTTTTCCTCTCAAACTCTCCCATAAAGCAGCCTCAGCTTGTGTTGGATTTGCTCGCATTTCTTTTGCACGTTCAAGAAGTAAATGAGAATTATTACCACCTGTCATATACCCAGCACGCTTATCAGAACCTGCAGTCTCTTCCCCTTTGGGGAAGGATAGGATGGGGAACGTTACACTAGCACCAACAGATTTTCCAATCCAGTTACGCTGACTTTCTTTCAACGAATCGGTCCAGTCAATATCATTTAAGCCCTGAAGCAAACGCTCTGCATAAGCAGAAATACGCATACTCCATTGTGTCATTTTTTTTCTAATTACAGGATATCCACCGCGTTCGGATACACCGTTAACAATCTCGTCGTTTGCTAAAACAGTTCCTAATTCTGGACACCAGTTTACTTCGGTTTCAGCCAAATACGTTAAACGGTACTGTAATAAAACGGCTTGTTTTTGTTCTGAAGAAAACCCGTTCCATTCCTCAGCAGTAAATGGTACGATATTATCGTCGCAAACCGCATTTACAGAAGCGTTTCCTTCTTTAGAAAACACGGCTTCTAAAGTTGAAATATCTTCAGCTTTAGCGGTATCGTTATTAAACCAAGAATTGAACAATTGCACAAAAATCCATTGTGTCCATTTGTAATATTCCGGATTCGAAGTACGTACTTCACGAGACCAGTCGAAAGAAAATCCGATTTGGTCTAATTGACGACGGTAGGTGGCGATATTTGTTTCGGTAGTAATAGCAGGATGCTGACCCGTTTGAATTGCATATTGTTCTGCCGGCAAACCAAAACTATCGTATCCTTGCGGATGCAACACATTAAATCCTTTATGGCGCTTGTAACGTGCATAAATATCTGAAGCAATATACCCTAACGGATGCCCAACGTGTAATCCTGCTCCAGACGGATAAGGAAACATATCGAGGATGTAGTATTTAGGTTTTTCAGATTGATTTTTGGCCTCGAACGTTTTGTGTTCTGCCCAATATTTTTGCCACTTGGCTTCTATGTCGTTAAAATGGTATTGCATATTGTCGTATTCCGCTTAATAAAGGCGCAAATTTAAGGTTATTATAACAATGTTGAAAGTTTAAACGTTGTTATCCTAAAGGAAATAGATTTCTTTTATATTTTTACAAACAAATTTACGCCTTATATGAGCTCATCTTTTGAAAGTTATCAAAAACGCCGATTAATATCGTCTTATTTCTCTGTGGTCTTGAGTATTGCTTTAGTATTATTCTTACTTGGTTTACTAGGCATGCTCGTGCTTAACACCAAGAAAGTTGCCGACCATTTTAAAGAACAAGTGGTGGTTACTATCTATTTAAAAGATTCGGCAAAAGAAGTTGAAACCAAACAACTTGAAAAAAGCTTATCGATGGCCGAATACGTAAAGACAACCGAGTATGTTTCTAAGGAACAGGCAGCCGAATTTATGAAGGCTGAAAACGGTGAAGATTTCATGAATTTCTTAGGTTTTAATCCGCTTCAAAATTCTATCGATGTGCATTTAAAAGCAGACTTTGTAACGTCTGAACATTTAAAAACCATATCTGACGAAGCTCTAGCAAAAACGTTTGTGGAAGAAGTGCGTTACGACAACGATTTGGTAAACCTCATGAACGAAAACGTAAAGCGCATTAGCTTCTGGATTTTAGTTATTAGCGGTATATTTACATTAATAGCCGTGCTACTTATAAATAGCTCAATCCGACTTTCTGTATATTCTAAACGATTCACGATAAAAACCATGCAAATGGTAGGCGCAACCAAGCACTTTATTAGAAGACCTTTTGTTTGGAAAAGTGTAAAATTAGGTATTATTGGTGCTATTATAGCTTTAATTGGAATGGCTATTGTATTCTATTATTTAAATGAAACATTCCCGGATTTACAATTATTAAACAATCCGATTTTAGTTGGAGGCCTATTTGTAACCATCTTTATTTTAGGAATATTAATCACCTGGATTAGTACATTTATTGCCACGCAACGCTTCCTAAATTTAAAAACCGACCAATTATACTATTAATATTATGATAAAATCTATTTGCTTATCACTGCTTTTTTTGTTCGTAATTAGCTGTAAAAAAGAGGTTAAAAACTTAC contains:
- a CDS encoding cell division protein FtsX yields the protein MSSSFESYQKRRLISSYFSVVLSIALVLFLLGLLGMLVLNTKKVADHFKEQVVVTIYLKDSAKEVETKQLEKSLSMAEYVKTTEYVSKEQAAEFMKAENGEDFMNFLGFNPLQNSIDVHLKADFVTSEHLKTISDEALAKTFVEEVRYDNDLVNLMNENVKRISFWILVISGIFTLIAVLLINSSIRLSVYSKRFTIKTMQMVGATKHFIRRPFVWKSVKLGIIGAIIALIGMAIVFYYLNETFPDLQLLNNPILVGGLFVTIFILGILITWISTFIATQRFLNLKTDQLYY
- the leuS gene encoding leucine--tRNA ligase, translated to MQYHFNDIEAKWQKYWAEHKTFEAKNQSEKPKYYILDMFPYPSGAGLHVGHPLGYIASDIYARYKRHKGFNVLHPQGYDSFGLPAEQYAIQTGQHPAITTETNIATYRRQLDQIGFSFDWSREVRTSNPEYYKWTQWIFVQLFNSWFNNDTAKAEDISTLEAVFSKEGNASVNAVCDDNIVPFTAEEWNGFSSEQKQAVLLQYRLTYLAETEVNWCPELGTVLANDEIVNGVSERGGYPVIRKKMTQWSMRISAYAERLLQGLNDIDWTDSLKESQRNWIGKSVGASVTFPILSFPKGEETAGSDKRAGYMTGGNNSHLLLERAKEMRANPTQAEAALWESLRGKKIEHKFRQQHLIEDFIVDFVCLDKRLIIEVDGEIHNSQLEADTERTLVLESKGFKVLRFKNEEVLGNIESVLEVVSKELAQRASVKSEQATPSGAGGIEVFTTRPDTIFGVSFMTLAPEHELVSKITTDAQKADVEAYIEKTAKRSERERMADVKTISGVFTGAYAEHPFTKEPIAIWIGDYVLASYGTGAVMAVPCGDQRDYDFAKHFDIAIPNIFEGVDVSEEAFAEKGNTKLTNSDFLNGLSYKEATSKAIEALEAIGQGEGKTNYRLRDAVFSRQRYWGEPFPVYYVNGKPQMIATEHLPIRLPEVEKYLPTETGEPPLGRADVWAWCTETHTVVSNEKINHTTVFPLELNTMPGWAGSSWYFFRYMEEASKRGDVFASEDALNYWESVDLYIGGSEHATGHLLYSRFWVKFLKDRGFVNIEEPFKKLINQGMILGTSAFVYREEGTNTYLSHGLIEGKKVTPIHVKVQYVNASDELDIEGLKTDGEFGEDFKDAEFVLEDGIFKVGREVEKMSKSKYNVVNPDQICAEYGADSLRLYEMFLGPLEQAKPWNTAGITGVHGFLKKLWKLYVGEDAVNVTDAEPTKDNLKTLHKTIKKVQEDIENFSFNTSVSTFMIAVNEFNAQKCVSKAVLEPFLVLLSPYAPHIAEELWSKLGNSESISEAPFPEFDGSHLVESSKVYPISFNGKTRFTLELSLDLKKDEIEEIVMAHEKTQEQLQGRTPKKVIVVPGKIINIVG